GAAACCTTGTAGCTTTTGGAATAATAAACTTTGATGATCTTTCGCAGATACGGCTCCAAATTTATCTTTTAAAGGAGGAAAGTCATTAAAACCAATATCTTTCTGAATAAAGGTTAAATAATTGCTATTGTAGGTAGCATTATAATCTTCTGACTGATTTATATAAGATTTTGTAATACCTAACTCTAAGGTATTTATAAAATTCCAATCTGTTTTTGAACCTGTAACTATTAAAAAATTTGATTTTCTTTCATCAAAGAATGGCTTAAAATAGATATTCGGTTGATAAGCTATAACGAACTGATATTCTTCAAAACTTCCTTTAAACTTGGTGATATTTGAAACCGTAACACTTCGTTGTTTGTTACTCTCAATAGCTTTTGTGAATGCACCCAAATCAGGATGCATTATAGAAGTAAGAATAAGAACTTTGGCTTGCTCATCGATAACTTCTACTGAAAAATTCTTTGCATTATTCTTTACATTTTTCTCTCCTGGAAGTTTACTAACAGATGCCGAATAATAATGTACTCCTTCTTTATCCGAGGATAAATTTGCTGTAACTGTTATTGAGTTGCTCTCTTTTGAAAGATTCAATGGCTTAGAAAAAATCTTTCTCCCAGATTTAAAAATAGAGTAAACCACATTTACAGGTTTCTCACCATCGTACTGTATTAAAGCTTCAACCGGAAACTTATTGTTAATGTAACTGTACTTATTTACATTCAATTGTCCAATTTTAATATCTTCATACTTCGTAGTATCTCCAATAATAACTGGATAAATAGATTTTTTTGAATTCACATAAGCATAATCCTCTCCTATCGTTTGATTTCCATCTGAAATCAAAATTATTGCTCCATCTTCATCTTTATGAAGGTTATTAATAGATTTAATCGCTTTATGAATGTTCGTATGCGAATCATTAAAAATTAAACTGTCAGCAGATTGAATGTCCTCTCCAAAAGAGAAAAAATCCAAATCAAATTTATCATTAAGTTTATTCGAACTTTTAAATTCACTTATCAACTCCTCTACTTTCTTTTCTTCATTAAAAAATGATGTAGATAAAGAATTATCTATAAGAACAGAAAGCTTAGGTTTTATATTAAATGCTTCTTTAATCTTTAATTGTGGATTAATTAAAAGTAGTAGCAAAAAGAAAATACTTAATGCTCTTAAGGCAAATAATACAATATGATATTTAGGCGCATTTTTTACTTTAAAAAAGTATTGAAAATATCCTACAGCAACTCCAACTAATAAGGCTAAAATGATATAAAAAAGTACGAGTGTTGACACATTTTGGTATTTGAAATGTGAAGATATAAATAACCTTTAAATAAAAAGAAGCTTTTTAGTTAATATGACCAAAATCATATTTTAAAAGATATCGGGAATCTAACTTTGTAGTAAAATTAATAATTATGATTACCACTAATAATATTACAGTTACAACTGCCGAGAAAAAAAATGTTTCTATCATCGAAATGATAAATAAGAAAATAGAAAAGGAACAAGAAAATAGTTTTGGAATTACAATATTGTTTGTAATGATTAGTACTATGATTTCTTCAATTGCGATTGGTTTAGCATTACATGATGGATTCTCTTTTGCAATTGTTGCCTTGTCATCTGTTACAGCAATGGGTACAAATGCAGCTGCATTTAGTCAGAGTCCTTTTAAATATGTAGTTTGGTTAGGAACAATTAGTATCATTACCAATACACTTTTAGTTCTTCTTCAACTGCCTAAATTATTTTAATCGATGCTCATAAATTTTAAAGAAGAGCATAGAAGCTATATTTCGTGCTCTTTCTTTTGCTTGAGTAGCTTTCTCACCAGAAAACAGTTCATCCACAGTTGAAAACCACAATTGTAACCATCGACCGAAGTGTTCTTGTTGAATAGCATTATTGAAATTAGCATCAACATCTCTATGCGCTTTAATTGGATTTCCTTTGAATTTTCTCACAAAGAATAAATTCGTTTCCCAGAAATCAGTTAGCTTTAATAAATGATCATCCCATTCTTCTTCTGGAATTGTTTCTAAGAAAAATTTACCGATTACATCATCCTTTTTAATCTTATCATAAAATGTGGATACTAAAACAAAAACATCCTCTCTATTTTCAATTTGTTTCTTAGCCATTCAACCTATAATTTATCGCTGTAAAAGTATACTTTTATACTGAGGTTACTTTATGACTAAAATCACAATATGATACCTGAAGAAAAACTCATAAAATTTAATGCTGAAGTAAAAGAATTTGATAAAGGAGAAATCATCTTTAATCAAAAATCTAATGCTAGAAATTATTATCAAATTCGAAGTGGAATTGTAAAAATGAACAATTTCAATGATGATGGTAAAGAATTCATACAAGGTATTTTCTATAAAGGACAAAGCTTTGGTGAACCACCATTATTTATAGATATTGATTATCCTGCTAATGCCGAAGCAGTTGAAAATTGTAGTATTTACATTATTTCCAAAGAACGTTTTTTCCAACTCTTAAATACAGATCAAGATATTCATTTAACCATCACAAAGAGTTTAGCCAAACGACTGTATTATAAGGCTATTATTGCTTCTGAAATATCTAGTCAAGAACCTGGACATCGAATTTTACGTTTCTTTGATTATCTAAAAGAAGATGTACATAATGTTACTGGGAAATTCAGTTTAAAAATTGAATATACACGTCAACAAATCTCAGATTTATTAGGACTCCGCGTTGAAACCGTTATTCGTGCCATAAAACAACTTGAAAAAGATGGAGAAGTTAAAATTGAAAAACGAAAAGTATATCGATAAAATCATTTAAAATTAGTAACATAAACTCTTAGGATTTCCTATTTTTGCGCTTTCAACACAACAACAATAAATGAGTTTAACAACATTAAATGCCATCTCTCCTATTGATGGTAGATACAGAAACAAAGTAGACCAATTAACAAATTACTTTTCGGAAGAAGCTTTAATTCGCTACAGAGTAAAAGTAGAAATTGAATACTTTATCGCGTTATGCGAAATTCCTTTACCTCAATTACAAGATATTAATACAGATCTTTTTCCTGAATTAAGAAAAATTTATTCTGAATTCACAACTGAAGATGCTTTAAAAATTAAAGAAATTGAGAGTATTACTAATCACGATGTAAAAGCCGTAGAATATTTCATCAAGGAAAAATTCGACGCGTTAAACTTACAACAGTATAAAGAATTTATTCACTTTGGATTAACTTCTCAAGATATTAATAACACAGCAATTCCTTTATCTATTAAGGAAGCTATTGAAGAAGTATATTTTCCAACGTTAGATACGTTAACTTCTAAGTTAGCGGAATTATGTGAGGAATGGGAAAATGTTCCAATGTTAGCTCGTACTCACGGACAACCAGCATCTCCTACTCGATTAGGAAAGGAATTATTTGTATTTGTAGAAAGAATCAATCAACAAGTATTGTTTTTACAACACATTCCAAATGCTGCAAAATTCGGTGGAGCAACAGGAAATTACAACGCACACAAAGTTGCATATCCTAATATTGACTGGAAAGCTTTCGGTACTTCATTTGTTGAAGAAAGATTAGACTTACATCATTCTTTCCCAACTACGCAAATAGAACATTACGATCATATGGCGAGTTTATTTGATGCCATGAAACGTATTAATACAATTTTAATTGATTTAGATAGAGATATTTGGACATACGTGTCTATGGATTATTTCAAGCAAAAAATCAAAAAAGGAGAAGTAGGATCATCAGCAATGCCACATAAAGTAAATCCTATTGACTTTGAAAATTCTGAAGGAAACTTAGGAATTGCAAATGCAATATTTGAACATTTAGCATCAAAACTACCAGTTTCTAGATTACAAAGAGATTTAACTGACAGTACAGTTTTACGTAATGTTGGAGTTCCATTTGGTCACACCATCATCTCTTTCAAGGCAACATTAAAAGGATTAAATAAATTACTTCTTAACGAAGACAAGTTCAAGGAAGATTTAGAAAACAACTGGGCTGTTGCTGCAGAAGCTATTCAAACAATTTTGAGACGTGAAGCTTATCCAAATCCTTATGAAGCTTTAAAAGGATTAACACGTACAAATGAAAAAATAACTCAAAAGTCCATTGCTGATTTTATCGATACTCTAGAAGTTTCTGATGAAATTAAAAACGAGTTAAAACAAATAACACCATCAAACTATACAGGTATTTAAACTATGAGATTAGGTTTCCTTTTTTGTGTAATATTATTATCATTTGCATCTTGTAAAGTAGAGACTTCAGGAGATGCAGAACGCTTTAAACAAGGAGTTTTTGAGATTCCTGCAGTAAATAACTACAGTAAGACTGTTATAGTCAGAAAAGATAGCTTACAAATAGAATATTACTCAAAAAAGGTAACCATATCTACAGATAGTTCGGTTGTTGAAAAAGAGAAAAAAGAAATTGATACGCTTTACATAACTTGGAAGAACAATTTCGCCTATACATTACAGATTAAAAATCCAAAAACGGAATTGGAAAAAGATCCTATATTCGTTCAAATCACTAAGGTTAAAGACTCTTCTTATGAGTTTACATCTAGAATAGGATATTCTAAACATAAAATTCCTGGAACGCTTTATATCAGCAAAAATCAATCGAAATAAAAGTTCTACAAATCGCTTAAATTCGTTAAAAAACACGGTAAAGTTAGATTAAATAAAAAAATCTCCTTAATTTGGCGGATGAATAATGAAATTGATTCGTAGTTACATATCACTAATCCTCCTAGTATTTTTACTAGCGCCTTCGGCGATACAGCTATCTCATATTATAGCAGAAGAGCATCATGAGGTTGGTATATGTCTATCGGAAGATGAGCAACATTATCATGATCACGATGAAGTTGAATGTGAATTAATTAAATTTCATTTAAATGACTTTTCAGTAAATGCTAGTACAACTATTTCTTCAGTTGCATTTACAGAAATTACAACACCTGAAAACTTTTTTTACTTTTTTAAAAGTGAAAATACTACTTCTTTTAATTTAAGAGGTCCACCCAGTTTAGCTTAATTATTCGAAAAAATAATTTAGTTAAACTAAAAATCATAATGAAATCAAAGGATCTCTTATTGATTGTATTACTTAGCTTTTTCACAAGCATAGTAACAAGTCAAAATTGTACATATACTTTTTCTGGAATAGTAGAAGACACACATGATAAGTCTATTTTAGTTGGTGCAACTGTATATATTAAAAATCAAAATAAATACACTGCAACCGATGTAAATGGAAAGTTCACTATAAAAAATGTTTGTAGCGGAACACTAATCATAGAAGTTTCTCACTTAGCGTGTAACACTAAAGTCTTCGAATTAAACCTAAATAAGGACACTTATAAAGTGATAGATTTAGAACATCATATAGAAGAACTTGATGAAGTTAGTATTAAAACTCAATTGGGTAAGAAAACTAAAACTTCACAAGAAACATTACTTAAGACTAAACAACTAGAAAACTTTAGCGATGCGAATTTGGGGGACGCATTAAAAGAAGTTTCTGGTGTTTCTTCCATTAATACAGGTAATACAATTGTAAAGCCTGTAATTAATGGATTGCATAGTAGTCGTATTCTTACTTCTGTTAACGGTGTCCGTTTACAAGATCAAGATTGGGGTATTGAACATGCTCCTAATGTAGATATTAATTCTGCTGGTAGTATTTCTGTAATTAAAGGTGCTAATGCCTTACAATATGGTGGTGATGCTATTGGTGGTGTAATTGTTATTAATCCTGCTAAAATTATTCGTAAAGATTCTTTACAAGGAAAAACAATTCTATCGCAACAAAATAATGGTAGACTTTTCTCAATGAGTACAAGTCTTAACAAAACAACAGAAAAAGGATGGTTTGTTAACGGTAACGCCTCTTTTAAAAGAGCTGGTGATTTTGAATCTCCAGATTATAATCTTACAAACACTGGTGTAAAATCTTATGGTTTTGCGTTGAGTGGAGGTTATAAAGGTTACAACAAAGGATTTGATGTTCACTATAGTTATTTATCTAATGAAATCGGAATTTTAAGAGCCTCTCATATTGGTTCTACTGGCGATTTAGTTAGAGCTATTAATAACGGTGAACCTTTAGTTATAGAAGACTTTAGTTACGACATTAACAATCCTAAACAAGATGTTACACATCAACTAGTAAAAGCAAAAATGTACAAGCGCCTTAAAGGCCTAGGGAAATTTTCGATTCAATATGATTTTCAGAATAACGAAAGATTAGAGTTTGATATAAGAAGAGGTGGCAGAAGTGAAACTCCAGCTACTGATCTTACACTAAAAACTCATTCGGTTTCAGCAGACATGAAGTTTGATGCAGATCCTCATAAGATTTACAAAATTGGGATTTCTGGTGGATACCAAAATAATTTTTCTAACCCTGATACAGGAGTACGTAGAATAATACCGGACTATGACAAATATAATGCAGGAATTTATGCGATTTCTGAATTTAGTTTTAATGGTTTTCTTTTGTCAGCTGGTATTCGATACGACTATAATCATATTAATGCAAAAAAGTTTTACTTAAAATCTAGATGGAACTCGTTAAACTATGATCAAGATTTTGGTAATCTAATAATTGAAGATTTTGGAACTCAATATTTAGTTAACCCCAAGTTTAACTACCATAATTTATCTGCCTCAACAGGTTTATTATATCAATTGAATCCTAAAAACTCATTTATATTTAACTATGGTTTATCCAATAGGGCTCCAAATCCATCTGAATTATTCAGTGATGGATTACATCATTCCGCTGCAAGGATAGAGTTAGGAAATTTGCGTATCCAACCAGAAACATCCCATAGATTCTCTGGAACCTATAAATTTGATAACACAAAGTTTAATGTATCTATTGAAGCGTTCTTTAATAGAATCAATGATTTTATTTACATCGAACCTTCGGGTACAGAAACCACAATAAGGGGTACTTTTGTTGTCTGGGAATATAAGCAAGTAAATGCTAATCTTTTTGGTGTAGACACTCACATTACTTACAACCTAAATGAAAATATTGTTATATCAAATAAATCTTCATTATTAAAAGGAAGGGACATAGATAATTCTAGGGCTTTAATCGATATTCCACCTTTTAAAACAGTAAGTACGTTACAATATAAAAGAGAAAATTGGAATAACTTTTTTGCTTCAATTCAAAGTGAATTTAATGCGAGGCAAAATGAATTCCCTGATAACAATTTTACAACATTTGTTGCCACTACTGGTACTAATGAATTAGTAGACATAAGTACCCCTCCTAGTGGTTATCATCTTATGAATTTTTCTTCTGGTTTTGACTTTAACCTGTCTAAAACCAAAATTGCAGTTCAGTTTTCAATAAATAACATGCTAAATACATCCTACAGAGATTATCTGAATAGATTACGTTTTTTCTCTGATGATTTAGGTAGGAATTTTAAAATACAATTAAAGATTAATTATTAACCATTAAACACTTAAATTAAATATACAATTATGAAAACAATCAAATTATTAGCTATTGCGTGTATATCAGCTATTACTTTTGCTTCATGTTCTGATGATGAAAACCCAACTCCAACTAACGAAGAAGAGGTTATTACAACAATGACAATTACTTTAACTCCAGCTACTGGATCGGCAGTAACTCTTCAAACAAGAGATTTAGATGGAGACGGACCAAACGCACCTGTAGTAACAGTATCTGGTAACTTATTAGCAAATACTACATATACAGGAGCTATTGTTTTATTAAACGAAACTGAAGATCCTGCTGAAAATGTTACCACTGAAGTTGCTGAAGAAGCTGATGAGCACCAATTTTTCTATAGTGCTACTGGTATTTCTCCAACATTTACTTATGCAGGAACAAATGACTCAAACGGTAATCCTGTAGGTATCAATTTTTCTGTAGCTACTGGAGCTGCTGGTACTGGTACTGTTACAGTTACTTTACGTCACGAGCCAAATAAAACAGCTACTGGGGTAAGCGGTGGAGATATTACTAACGCTGGAGGTGAAACTGATATTGAAGCTACATTTAATGTTACTGTTACTAACCCAGCAGTACTATAAATCTAGTATTTTATAAAAACAAAAAAGAGCTTCGTTATGAAGCTCTTTTTTTATGATACATATTTTGTCTTTTTAAGTCTATTTAAAACGAGTAGAGAAGCTAAAAAGAATATTGCGAGCGATAAAACACTCCATTGCATTGAATTCGTAATTGCATTTAACAATCCATACACTAAAGTTCCCGTTACAATTGCAATTTTCTCTGTAACATCATAAAAACTAAAATAGGTCGCGTGATCATCAGTTTCTGGTAATAACTTAGAATATGTAGATCTTGTTAAAGATTGCACAGCACCTAAAACAAATCCTAATAATCCTCCTAAGCTATAAAAATAGTATCCAACATTAGGAATTCCTTTATGCAACATAAACGCACAAAAACAAACTACCATCCAAACAACAATAGTGATTCTTAAGGCATAAAAGTTCCCTTTCTTTTCAGATAATCTTGAAAAGAATTTAGCACCTAAAATAGCCACAATCTGAATTAGTAAAATGGTTACAATCATATCTTGACTAGGAAGTTCCAATTCGTTAGAACCAAAAAATGCAGCCATAATAATAATGGTTTGCACTCCCACACTACATAAGAAGAAGGCTACTAAAAATCCTTTTAGCGTTTCGTATTGTTTTATTTCCTTGTATACATTCTTTAACTCTTGAAATCCTTTCCATAAATAATTATTTTCAAGTTTATTCTTAAACTTCCTTTTCGGAAGTTTGCTTAAGGTAACTTGAGCAAAACCAACCCACCAAATTCCAACAAGAACAAAAGAAATTCTTGAAGCTTGTCCTGCTGATTCAATTCCAAAAAGATTCGGCATTTGAACTAAAACCAAACAAATCACCAAAAGAATTATAGAACCAATATATCCATAGATAAAACCTCTTGCACTAGCAGCATCTTGCTGCTCTGGTAAAGCTACTTCAGGTAAATAGGCATTATAAAACACAATACTCGACCAAAATCCTATACTCGCCAGAATTGATGCTACAATTCCAATCCAAGTAGTTTCACAATCTTCAAAAAAGTATAAACTCATAACTGCCAAACTACCGAACGTACAGAAGAATCTTAAAAACTTTTTCTTACTACCAGTATAATCCGCAATACCCGACAAAATTGGGGACATAAATGCCACAATTAAAAAGGAAAAAGACATTGCGTAGCTATATAAACTTTCAGGATGTTCCCAATCAATTCCTAAAAAATGAACAATTTTCCCTTTGGTTACTTCTCCATAGTATATGGGAAATATTGCGGTACTAATTACTAAAGAATATACTGAATTGGCCCAATCATAAAAGGCCCAACGGTTAATTAATTTTTTGTCTCCAATTTTATACATACGTCTAAAATAAAAAAACCGTTCTAAAAAGAACGGTTTTGAATATTTTTATAAGATTATTTTATTTTCTCGGAGCTGCTGTTTGCTGATTAAATTTAGCTGCTAACCTTGTAGCTTCAGGTAAATAATTTCTTAAATCAACAATTCTTGTTTGATTATGTGGATGCGTACTTAAAAACTCTGGTGGAGCTTTTCTTCCGCTCTTTTGAGCATTTTCACTCATTCGAACCCAAACATTAACTGCCTCTTCTCCTCTATATCCAGCCATTATCATAAATACTAAACCTAACTTATCAGCTTCTGTTTCATGCGTTCTACTGAACTTTAACATTCCTAAAGAAGAACCAACGCCATAGGCCATATTCCATAACTGAGCATTTTTATTATTCTGAGTTCCAATAGCAACTGCTACTCCACCTAATTGCTGGATTTGAGCTGACGACATACGTTCTTGTCCGTGTTTAGCAAAAGCATGTGCAACCTCATGTCCCATTACAGCTGCTACACCATCGGTATTCGCACAGATTGGCATAATACCCGTATAAAAAACCACTTTCCCACCTGGCATACACCATGCGTTAATTGTTGGATCATTTATTAAATTGAACTCCCACTTGTAAGAATTAGCCTCTGCTTGCATACCATTTGCTCTCATAAATCGATCTACAGCCGCAGCGATATTTTTACCAATAGTTTTCAATTCTTTTGCTTGAGAAGTATTCGTAATAATTTTACTCTTGTTTTCCTTTAAAAATCCATCATACTGCTGAAAGCTCATTGGTAATATTTGTGCATCACTCACAAAATTTAATCGTTTTCTTCCTGTAATAGGAACAGTGCTACATTCCACAAGAAATACTGATATAAATAGTAGGGCTAAAATTCTTCTCATTTTGTTTTGTTTTGATTCTATATGTATATGACTCATTAACTGGGAAAAAGTCACTCTTAGTATATAATTTAAAAATACAAATTCTATCTTTACAATGAAAATTTATCATCTTTTATGATTCAAGCACCGAAAGACAGATTAATTCCAGCTAGTATTGCTATACCTAAACCGATAAAAATTCTTGCAAAAACGATTCAGTTTTTTTCACATGGATTAGTTACTTGGTTCTCTTCTAAACTATTTTCAACTCCAGTTAAATTCCCTACTCCGAAAAGAGAAAAAATGATGTGGGAAAGTGCGCAAAAAAGTAAGCTTGTTATTGACAGTTTAAATTGTGAAATTGAAGTACTGACATACGGTTTTTCTACAAAGAAAGTTTTACTTGTTCATGGTTGGTCTGGAAGAAGCACACAGTTGTTTATGATTGCCGATAAACTTTTAGAAAATGGATATATGGTTATTTCTTTTGATGCTCCTGCTCATGGAAATTCTCAAGGGAAAAGTTCATCGATGCCAGAGTTTGTAGAAGCCATTCATAAAATTGAATCCGAATTAGGACCTTTTGAAGCTGCTGTTGGACACTCATTAGGAGGAATGAGTTTATACACTGCAGTTGCACAAGGATTCGATATTAAAACAATGGTTAGTATTGGTTCAGGAGATACCATTTCTGCAATTATTAGAAACTTTATCGGTAATCTAGAGATCAAACCTAAAATTGCTGATAAAATGAAAAAACGCTTCGATAAAAAACTACAAGTTGATATTGATGACTACTCAAGTTCTAAACAAGCTAAATTAGTTGATATTCCAGCTCTTATAATTCATGACTCATTTGATGGAGATGTTCCTGTAAGTTGTGCCTACAGTATACGTCAAAACTTAAAAAATGGTTCAATTTTAATCACTAATGGATTAGGACACACAAAGATTCTACGTGATAAAAATACAACCAGCAGAGTTGTTTCATTCATTAAAAGTAATACATGAAAAATTTAGTTTTATGCCTATCTCTTATTGGATTCTTCATCAGTTGTCAAACTACTGCACAAGATTCAAAAACTAAGAAAAAATACAAAGTTGAGAAAACACGTCAGGAATGGAAAAAAGCATTGACGCCAATGCAATATTATGTACTTAGAGAAGCAGGTACAGAACGTCCTAATACAAGTAAATTTAATTACTTTAAAGAAAAAGGAACTTTTGTTTGTGCTGGTTGTAAAACACCTCTTTATAAATCTGAACGAAAATATGACTCAGGAAGTGGTTGGCCATCTTTCGATAAGGCGATAGAAAAGAATATTGAAACTGATACAGATTACAAAATCGGTTACGCCAGAACAGAATTAAAATGTAATACGTGCGGTGGACATTTGGGTCACAGATTTAATGACGGGCCAAGAGAAACTACTGGACTTCGAGATTGTATAAATGGAGTCGCCTTAGAATTCGTTCCGAATAAAAAATAACGTATATTAGAGTTGATAATTTTCAACTCTTTTTTTATGTCTTCTTATTTGAATAGTGTTAAAAAACAATTTGAATATTATAAAAGTTTAGGTGATAAAACCTTTACTCAACTCAAAGATGATCATTTTTTCTGGCATCCAAATGAAGAAAATAATTCTATCGCAATTATGGTAAAACATATTGCTGGAAATATGCTTTCTAGATGGACAAATTTTCTCACTGAAGATGGAGAAAAGGATTGGAGAAATCGCGATGAAGAATTTATGGATTCTTTTGAAACTAAAGAGGAAGTAATCGCCTATTGGAATGAAGGTTGGAATTGTTTATTCAAAGCCATCAATCCTTTAACTGAAAAAGATTTAGAGCGAATAATTTATATTCGAAATCATGGTCATTCAGTAACTGAAGCAATTAATAGACAGTTGTGTCATTACTCCTACCATGTCGGTCAAATCGTATTTTTAGCAAAAATAATGTTAGATCAAAATTGGAAATCGCTCTCCATTCCGAAAGGAAAATCACAAGCTTACAATCAAGATAAATTCTCAAAAGAAAAATCAAGAAAGCATTTTACCGATGATTTATGATCTTTTTAAGGTTGTATCTCTTTCTCTTAGTGTAGAATCCACAACAATTTGTTGAATATCTCTTTTCGGTTTTTTAAGTCTTTCCAATAACAATTTAGCTGATGTACGTCCGACTTTTTTACCGTGTTGATCAATCGTAGTTAAACTAGGTGTTAAATGCTCTGACATTGTTTTCCCTGCATATCCAATTAAAAACACCTTACCATTTTCTAAAACACCGTTCTTCTTCCCTGCTCTGAATGATGCTAAAGAAGCTTCTTCATCTAAAGCAATAATTGCTTCGATTTCTTGCTCTTGCAACAAACGATTCATTTTTACTTCAACAAAATCTTCAGGACCTTCAATTAAAATTGGTTCGTGTTGATCCTTAATTCCATCAATATATCCTCTTGTTCTAAGTTGACCAACACTTAACTTATTGATAGTAGAAGCTAAAACAATTTTGTTTCTTCCTT
This genomic window from Tenacibaculum sp. 190524A05c contains:
- a CDS encoding group III truncated hemoglobin, producing MAKKQIENREDVFVLVSTFYDKIKKDDVIGKFFLETIPEEEWDDHLLKLTDFWETNLFFVRKFKGNPIKAHRDVDANFNNAIQQEHFGRWLQLWFSTVDELFSGEKATQAKERARNIASMLFFKIYEHRLK
- a CDS encoding VWA domain-containing protein; this encodes MSTLVLFYIILALLVGVAVGYFQYFFKVKNAPKYHIVLFALRALSIFFLLLLLINPQLKIKEAFNIKPKLSVLIDNSLSTSFFNEEKKVEELISEFKSSNKLNDKFDLDFFSFGEDIQSADSLIFNDSHTNIHKAIKSINNLHKDEDGAIILISDGNQTIGEDYAYVNSKKSIYPVIIGDTTKYEDIKIGQLNVNKYSYINNKFPVEALIQYDGEKPVNVVYSIFKSGRKIFSKPLNLSKESNSITVTANLSSDKEGVHYYSASVSKLPGEKNVKNNAKNFSVEVIDEQAKVLILTSIMHPDLGAFTKAIESNKQRSVTVSNITKFKGSFEEYQFVIAYQPNIYFKPFFDERKSNFLIVTGSKTDWNFINTLELGITKSYINQSEDYNATYNSNYLTFIQKDIGFNDFPPLKDKFGAVSAKDHQSLLFQKLQGFTTDEPILATLEKGEQKFGVLLGEGIWKWRAASYLRETSFQEFDAFVGNLVQFLSSNKKRKRLDVKIENLYLANETIDISALYLDSNFKFDSRASIQIAIENTITKEKKIFPFSLSNSSFKVEVDGLAPGDYSYLVSVEGQTVKKSGRFKVADFQIEEQFSNANTEKLTQLATRTEGSTFFSHEQNNLINQLVDDKKYFTVQKSVEKERGLIHWKWLLFVIVGLLTVEWFLRKYYGKI
- a CDS encoding type 1 periplasmic binding fold superfamily protein; this encodes MKTIKLLAIACISAITFASCSDDENPTPTNEEEVITTMTITLTPATGSAVTLQTRDLDGDGPNAPVVTVSGNLLANTTYTGAIVLLNETEDPAENVTTEVAEEADEHQFFYSATGISPTFTYAGTNDSNGNPVGINFSVATGAAGTGTVTVTLRHEPNKTATGVSGGDITNAGGETDIEATFNVTVTNPAVL
- a CDS encoding Crp/Fnr family transcriptional regulator, which gives rise to MIPEEKLIKFNAEVKEFDKGEIIFNQKSNARNYYQIRSGIVKMNNFNDDGKEFIQGIFYKGQSFGEPPLFIDIDYPANAEAVENCSIYIISKERFFQLLNTDQDIHLTITKSLAKRLYYKAIIASEISSQEPGHRILRFFDYLKEDVHNVTGKFSLKIEYTRQQISDLLGLRVETVIRAIKQLEKDGEVKIEKRKVYR
- a CDS encoding MFS transporter — encoded protein: MYKIGDKKLINRWAFYDWANSVYSLVISTAIFPIYYGEVTKGKIVHFLGIDWEHPESLYSYAMSFSFLIVAFMSPILSGIADYTGSKKKFLRFFCTFGSLAVMSLYFFEDCETTWIGIVASILASIGFWSSIVFYNAYLPEVALPEQQDAASARGFIYGYIGSIILLVICLVLVQMPNLFGIESAGQASRISFVLVGIWWVGFAQVTLSKLPKRKFKNKLENNYLWKGFQELKNVYKEIKQYETLKGFLVAFFLCSVGVQTIIIMAAFFGSNELELPSQDMIVTILLIQIVAILGAKFFSRLSEKKGNFYALRITIVVWMVVCFCAFMLHKGIPNVGYYFYSLGGLLGFVLGAVQSLTRSTYSKLLPETDDHATYFSFYDVTEKIAIVTGTLVYGLLNAITNSMQWSVLSLAIFFLASLLVLNRLKKTKYVS
- the purB gene encoding adenylosuccinate lyase — translated: MSLTTLNAISPIDGRYRNKVDQLTNYFSEEALIRYRVKVEIEYFIALCEIPLPQLQDINTDLFPELRKIYSEFTTEDALKIKEIESITNHDVKAVEYFIKEKFDALNLQQYKEFIHFGLTSQDINNTAIPLSIKEAIEEVYFPTLDTLTSKLAELCEEWENVPMLARTHGQPASPTRLGKELFVFVERINQQVLFLQHIPNAAKFGGATGNYNAHKVAYPNIDWKAFGTSFVEERLDLHHSFPTTQIEHYDHMASLFDAMKRINTILIDLDRDIWTYVSMDYFKQKIKKGEVGSSAMPHKVNPIDFENSEGNLGIANAIFEHLASKLPVSRLQRDLTDSTVLRNVGVPFGHTIISFKATLKGLNKLLLNEDKFKEDLENNWAVAAEAIQTILRREAYPNPYEALKGLTRTNEKITQKSIADFIDTLEVSDEIKNELKQITPSNYTGI
- a CDS encoding TonB-dependent receptor produces the protein MKSKDLLLIVLLSFFTSIVTSQNCTYTFSGIVEDTHDKSILVGATVYIKNQNKYTATDVNGKFTIKNVCSGTLIIEVSHLACNTKVFELNLNKDTYKVIDLEHHIEELDEVSIKTQLGKKTKTSQETLLKTKQLENFSDANLGDALKEVSGVSSINTGNTIVKPVINGLHSSRILTSVNGVRLQDQDWGIEHAPNVDINSAGSISVIKGANALQYGGDAIGGVIVINPAKIIRKDSLQGKTILSQQNNGRLFSMSTSLNKTTEKGWFVNGNASFKRAGDFESPDYNLTNTGVKSYGFALSGGYKGYNKGFDVHYSYLSNEIGILRASHIGSTGDLVRAINNGEPLVIEDFSYDINNPKQDVTHQLVKAKMYKRLKGLGKFSIQYDFQNNERLEFDIRRGGRSETPATDLTLKTHSVSADMKFDADPHKIYKIGISGGYQNNFSNPDTGVRRIIPDYDKYNAGIYAISEFSFNGFLLSAGIRYDYNHINAKKFYLKSRWNSLNYDQDFGNLIIEDFGTQYLVNPKFNYHNLSASTGLLYQLNPKNSFIFNYGLSNRAPNPSELFSDGLHHSAARIELGNLRIQPETSHRFSGTYKFDNTKFNVSIEAFFNRINDFIYIEPSGTETTIRGTFVVWEYKQVNANLFGVDTHITYNLNENIVISNKSSLLKGRDIDNSRALIDIPPFKTVSTLQYKRENWNNFFASIQSEFNARQNEFPDNNFTTFVATTGTNELVDISTPPSGYHLMNFSSGFDFNLSKTKIAVQFSINNMLNTSYRDYLNRLRFFSDDLGRNFKIQLKINY